In a single window of the Papaver somniferum cultivar HN1 chromosome 8, ASM357369v1, whole genome shotgun sequence genome:
- the LOC113304500 gene encoding uncharacterized protein LOC113304500, producing MVYSYTPTYYSSIHDTITSLCKNIIPFSSASLKKRRLQSADQKLSKQQSDNLKWQQESFHKILNLIGLKNEGIIQELEVSNFRIQLLETLITAPPTLENATMVRDKLLFLQELFYAKCISVEEYHSSKRPLLQRLAVQGAEIEARDVIVARRPSPSMENNFEKPEKEEEEEEKWSVIDFKDDESSLMGKENQNQNKNKKKRSPNPMKERIRGGAASMIGLLVSKKGKKSDQTDQLFGGGFPFPANDNSGGNRGGERYEENPFWEDKENDSRSILMQNENRQQLPAKTEQLRKKKPFANNWFRQREQIKQEEKENRDSMVKNEKGNSKLRGFDVGLHKWDRINNLGDEEEMDDDKCTTPLTKSKYY from the exons atggtgtaCAGTTACACACCAACATACTACTCATCAATCCATGATACAATCACTTCTCTATGTAAAAACATTATTCCATTCTCCTCTGCATCATTAAAGAAGAGAAGATTACAATCAGCTGATCAGAAATTGTCTAAGCAACAATCAGATAACCTTAAATGGCAACAAGAATCTTTCCACAAAATCCTCAACTTAATCGGTCTCAAAAACGAAGGAATCATTCAAGAACTCGAGGTATCCAATTTTCGAATTCAATTGTTAGAAACTCTGATTACCGCCCCACCTACTCTAGAGAACGCTACAATGGTCAGAGATAAATTGCTGTTTTTACAG GAGCTGTTTTATGCGAAATGTATATCTGTAGAAGAGTATCATTCATCAAAGAGACCATTATTACAGAGGCTTGCAGTTCAAGGAGCTGAGATTGAGGCTAGAGATGTTATTGTAGCTAGAAGACCATCACCATCAATGGAGAATAATTTTGAGAAaccagaaaaagaagaagaagaagaagaaaaatggtctgtTATTGATTTCAAGGATGATGAATCTTCTTTGAtgggaaaagaaaatcaaaatcagaacaagaacaagaagaagagatcTCCTAATCCTATGAAAGAACGGATCCGAGGAGGAGCAGCATCAATGATCGGTCTCCTTGTtagcaaaaaaggaaaaaaatcagaTCAAACAGATCAGTTATTCGGTGGTGGTTTTCCTTTCCCTGCAAATGACAATTCTGGTGGTAACCGCGGTGGTGAACGTTACGAAGAGAACCCATtttgggaagataaagaaaatgatAGCAGATCTATTCTTATGCAGAATGAAAATAGACAACAGCTACCAGCAAAAACTGAACAACTCCGGAAGAAAAAACCATTTGCTAACAATTGGTTTAGACAGAGAGAACAGATCAAGCAGGAAGAGAAGGAAAATCGGGATTCCATGGTGAAAAATGAAAAGGGGAATAGCAAATTGAGGGGATTTGATGTTGGGTTACATAAATGGGATAGAATTAACAATTTGGGGGACGAAGAGGAAATGGATGATGATAAATGTACAACACCTCTTACTAAATCCAAGTACTACTGA
- the LOC113306530 gene encoding elongation factor 1-gamma-like, with the protein MAPLMLYGPLPNKNAFKALIAAEYSGVDVEVVKDFEWGVTNKSPEFLKMNPIGKIPVLETPDGPVFESNAIARYVARLKEGNPLFGSSLIEYGHVEQWIDFSSLEVDSNLSRWMYPRLGYMPFVPQVEEPAIAGLKRALAALDSYLASNTYLVGHCVTLADIIMTCNLSMGWSVMLTKSFTKDFPHVERYFWTMVNQPNVVKVLGEVKQAESIPPVPSAKVAAQPKEAAKPKAKSEPKKEPSKPKAEEVPEQDEAPKPKAKNPLDSLPPSTMILDEWKRLYSNTKTNFREVAIKGFWDMYDPEGYSLWFCDYKYNDENLVSFVTLNKVGGFLQRMDLARKYAFGKMLIIGTEAPFKVKGLWLFRGKEVPQFVMDECYDMELYEWTKVDISDENQKERVNQMIEDQEPFEGEALLDAKCFK; encoded by the exons ATGGCTCCTCTG ATGTTATATGGGCCGCTTCCAAACAAGAACGCCTTTAAGGCACTCATTGCTGCGGAATATAGTGGTGTTGATGTTGAAGTTGTCAAGGATTTTGAATGGGGTGTCACCAACAAGAGTCCTGAGTTTCTTAAGATGAACCCAATTGGAAAG ATTCCTGTTCTTGAAACTCCAGATGGACCTGTTTTTGAGAGTAATGCCATAGCACGTTATG tTGCTCGCTTGAAGGAAGGCAACCCTCTCTTTGGTTCGTCCTTGATTGAATAT GGTCATGTTGAGCAATGGATTGATTTTTCGTCTTTGGAGGTCGATTCTAATTTGTCGCGCTGGATGTATCCACGATTGGGTTATATGCCATTTGTGCCACAG GTTGAGGAACCTGCCATCGCTGGCCTAAAGAGAGCATTAGCTGCTCTGGACTCATATCTTGCTTCAAACACTTATCTGGTCGGACACTGTGTCACACTTGCTGACATAATCATGACATGCAATTTGTCTATGGGCTGGAGTGTTATGTTGACCAAAAGCTTTACCAAGGACTTCCCCCATGTTGAAAGATACTTCTGGACCATGGTTAACCAACCTAATGTCGTGAAAGTGTTGGGTGAGGTAAAGCAGGCAGAATCTATTCCACCAGTTCCATCTGCAAAGGTTGCTGCTCAGCCTAAAGAAGCTGCGAAGCCCAAGGCAAAAAGTGAACCAAAGAAGGAGCCTAGCAAGCCTAAAGCAGAAGAAGTCCCTGAGCAGGATGAGGCACCAAAGCCTAAGGCAAAGAATCCTCTCGATTCGCTCCCCCCTAGTACGATGATATTGGATGAGTGGAAGAGACTCTACTCGAACACCAAAACTAATTTCCGTGAGGTAGCTATTAAAG GGTTTTGGGACATGTACGATCCAGAAGGTTACTCTCTATGGTTCTGCGACTACAAATACAATGACGAGAACCTCGTTTCTTTCGTCACATTGAACAAGGTCGGTGGTTTTCTGCAACGCATGGATTTAGCTCGTAAGTATGCATTTGGGAAGATGCTTATCATTGGTACAGAGGCACCTTTCAAGGTTAAGGGGTTGTGGTTGTTCCGTGGGAAAGAGGTACCTCAGTTTGTCATGGATGAATGCTATGACATGGAACTCTACGAGTGGACAAAGGTTGATATATCTGATGAAAACCAGAAGGAAAGGGTGAATCAAATGATAGAAGATCAAGAACCTTTCGAGGGAGAAGCACTTTTGGATGCCAAGTGTTTCAAGTGA